The Fulvivirga maritima genome segment ATAACTGAAAATCAAATTTTTACAAAAAACACATACTGAAAGTGTATTGTAATCGTTACACTTCATTGTTTGTTTCTGATACACTTTAGTAAGTTTACCTTACCAATACTATATTATGAAGACACAAGGTAACATTTTGATAGTAGATGATGACATTGATATCCTGGAAACTGCTCGAATGTTTCTTAAACAGGAGTGTGCATCAGTAGACATAGAGTCTCAGCCAGAAAAGATCGCGGGTCACTTTGAAAGGAAAGATTATGATGTGGTGCTGCTAGACATGAATTTCAAAAAAGGGATGAATGATGGCGAAGAAGGTTTTTATTGGCTCAATGAGATTTTAAAAATGGATAATGATGCCAGTGTTATACTCATCACCGCTTATGGAGAAGTAGACCTGGCAGTGCAAGCCATGAAGCAAGGAGCTACAGATTTTGTACTTAAACCATGGAAAAACCAGAAGCTGCTCGGCACTATCAATTCCGCTTTAAAACTCCGTGAATCTCGCAAGGAAGTTGAAAGGCTTAAGGCCTCTCAAAAAAGCAGCCCTTCTAATAGTAATTCCTTTAAAAATCTCATTGGAGAATCTGATGCCTTAAAAAGGGTAAAAGACCTAATCAGAAAAGTAGCAGACACAGCGGCAGATGTGTTAATTCTCGGAGAAAACGGCACCGGAAAAGAAGTGGTAGCCCGTAATATTCATCACCTTTCTGCAAGAAAAGAGGAAGTTTTTATTCATGTAGACCTTGGTGCCATTAGCGAAACGCTTTTTGAAAGTGAGCTTTTCGGGCATGTAAAAGGAGCCTTTACTGATGCCAAGCAAGATAAACCCGGAAGGTTTGAAATAGCGCAAAAAGGAACCATTTTTTTAGATGAAATAGGCAATTTATCTCTACCGCTACAAGCCAAACTGCTTACCGTGCTTCAAAGCCGCAAAGTAAGAAGAGTGGGATCTAATAAAGATATAGACTTAGACGTACGGCTCATTTGCGCTACTAACATGCCTATCAATGAAATGGTGGCAGAACAGACCTTTAGGCAAGATTTGCTCTATAGAATAAACACTGTTGAAATTAGATTACCTTCACTCCGAGAGCGAAAAAGAAGACATACCTATACTTACAGATCATTTCTTGAAAATTTTTGCTTACAAGTATCATAAACGTAATATACAAATTGCTGAAAGCACCTTAACCAAGTTAAAAACTTACCCCTGGCCTGGCAATATCAGAGAACTACAGCATGCAGTAGAAAGAGCGGTAATTTTAAGCGAAACCGATACTATTAGCAGTGTGGAATCCTTTGTGTCTACCCCTCACCGACCTACGGCTATTCTTAATGAAGAGAAAACACTGGATGAAATGGAAAGGGACTTTATTCTGCAAACGCTGGAGCGGAACAATGGCAATGTAACCAAAACAGCCAAAGTGTTAGGCCTTACCCGAACCGCTCTCTATCGCAGAATGCACAAACATGGTATTTAAGGCATAAACTTAAGACATACCGGTGTAGGAATCTCCGACTCCACTCCTATATCAATAAGCTCTCCTGTAACATCATCAATTTCGTAAGTAATTACATTATTAGTGTTCTGATTTGCCACTAACAAAAACTTACCAGAAGGATCAATAACAAAGTTTCTTGGGCCATCACCTTTAGTAGTCTGGTGGCCTAAAAGAGCAAGTTCACCACTCTCTTGGTCTACTCTAAACATGGCCAAATTATTGAATTTACCTCGATTGGTCACGTATAAGAACCTGCCATTAGGAGTAATGTGAATATCAGCTGATCCTGCATCTGTTACAGTGGTATCTTCTACCGCAGACAAAGTTTGAAAAGGCCTTAATTCTCCATTATCTAAGATATCCAACGACGTTACTGTTCCTTTAAGCTCATTGACCACATAAGCGATTTTCTTAGAAGGATGAAAAGCTAAATGTCTGGGTCCCGAACCTGGTTGCAGCTCAGTGTCACGACCGGTAGACTCTAGAGTATCTTTGCCTTCATCTAGTCTATACGGAATGATCTTATCTATACCCAAATCTACAGCATAAACATAGCCGCTCTTAGTAGGCCATACACTGTGAGCATGAGCAGACTCTTGCCTGCTGGTAAGACCTCTACCAGTATGCTTCACATGCATCTTTTCTGATAATGCACCTTCATCATCTATAGAAAGTAAAGTAATAACACCATCAGCATAATTGGCCACCAATGCATAGTTTCCTGAAGGGTCTATGGATATAAAACAAGGAGCTCCTCCCTCTGAAGGAACATGGTTAATTTCTCTCAAGGTACTATCAGAAGTAAACTCATAGGCATACACATCTCCTTGAGGCAAGCTATCTGTTCCCATAGTTTCACTTACAGCGTAAACATACTTTCCATTACTATGAACAGTTAGATAAGATGGATTCTTAATACCTCTATTAATTGAAACCTGGCTTAACTTACCAGTACTTTTATCCATAGTATAAACATATATACCTTCTCCTTTTCCATCAACATGGTCTTCTTTCTCTGTATAGGTACCTACAAACAATAATCTTTTATCACTCTCTGGTATCATGGCAGTAGAATCTTCATTACCTGTTTCCTTTACACTTTTTGATTGCTGACACGACAGACTTACTACCCCTAACAAGGATAGTATAATAATTGATCTTAGCATTTTATAATTCATAGTTAAGATTGATGCTTAAATATAACCATTCCTATTAGAAATCCGCCCAATTCTAAAAGTTGAAACAATTATTATCTTTGAAAAGGTATACAAATCAGGAATTTATGTAGTTCTTTTAAAAACTGATATGAAGTTTTATAAAAAATTCAGCTTTAAGGTTATCATTAGGATCGTATTCATCCTGATAGTTATGATTGCTTTTGCCCGGATATTTGGTGATCCGAGGTTATTTTTCAATCATATCATTTTATCGATTGTACTTATTGTGCAAGTATGGGAGCTGCTGCGGTTTATTAACATGACCAATAGAGAGCTGGCCAAATTCCTTCTTTCCATCAAACACAAAGATTTTACGGTCAACTTCAATAAATCTCCTGTAAGTGAGTCTTTTAAAGAACTCAACCAGTCTTTTAACGAAATTATAACCAGTTACAAACAAGCACAAATAGCAAACGAAGGCCAATTTCACTATCTGCAAATGGTAGTGAATCATATAAATGTGGGCATCATGTCCTTAGAAAATGACATAGATATAGTGCTTATGAACCAAACGGCAGAAAACTTACTACAAGCCAAAGGCATTAAAAATTGGAATATTCTTAAAGGAAAACACGCCTCTTTTGTTTATGAAATTAACCAGCTACAGAATAGTGGCAGAAAGCTGGTGAGCATAGAAAGTGGCAGTAACCGAACGCTTTCTGTGGAGGTAAACTCTATGCAGTTACTTGGCAAAACCTATAAACTGATCACTTTTCAGGATATTAAAGATGAAATAGAGCAAACAGAGTTAGAGGCATGGCATAAGCTCATTCGTATACTTACCCATGAAATTATGAATAGTGCCACCCCTATTTCATCCCTTACGGAAACTATGCAGGGCATGCTTAGCAAAAATGGTGAGCAGATACCACTTTCGGACTTAAATGAAGAAATCATAGAAGATCTGCGCTTTTCATTGAAGACCATACAAAAGAGAAGTGATGGCATGCTGGCTTTTATAGATGATTATCGTAAACTAACCAAAATTGCCAACCCTAAGCTGGAGATGGTACAGGTAATGGAGTTATTTGCTGACATCAAACTACTCATGAAAAAGCAGCTAGATGAGCATGACATATCTCTGACTATTGACACCAGCATTTCTGATATTCTTTTAGATAGGCATTTGTTAGAACAAGTCCTTATCAACCTGATTACCAACAGCATTCATGCCTTACATGGCAGACCATCGCCTTTTATAGAGCTACGTGCAGAAAAAAGAGAGCAGCGCGCAGTAATCAGTATTAAAGACAACGGACAAGGTATCCCCAAAAAAGAAATGAGTCAGGTTTTCGTGCCCTTTTACTCCACTAAAAAACAAGGATCAGGCATAGGCCTTAGCCTCACTAAACAAATCATGTATTTACATGGCGGATATATAAAAATCGAATCTGAAGAAGGTGAAGGAACTGAGATTAAACTGGTCTTCAGAAACCAATGAAACGTATGAATCAGCATAAAAAAAGCCGGCGTATTAGGCCAGCTTTTGTATGCTATCTTCAGTTTTTAATTAATAATCACCATCTCCTCCATAATCACCGCCACCACGGTCTTCTTTAGGCCTGCTTCTTTGATTAAGTCGATAAGTAAAGTGAGTAAAAATTGTCTTGATCTCCATTGAAATTCAGATTCCTGATAGAAGTTAGAACCAAAAGTTTCTCCTCTGTATTTACGAGAGTTGAGTAAATCTCTCACATTAAGAGCAAGCGTTCCTTTGCTATCAAGTATCTCTTTACTAAGGCCAGCATCAATAGTATAAAAGGCCTTTCTCCTACCTTGGGTACTCCTCTCCGGAAGCTCTGTACCTGCCGCTCAGCTGAAAATCAAAGGCATCAAACAAGGTCATTTTTGAAGTAACTCTGGCTGACATTGTGTAGGTATCACTAGACAAGTC includes the following:
- a CDS encoding lactonase family protein, with product MLRSIIILSLLGVVSLSCQQSKSVKETGNEDSTAMIPESDKRLLFVGTYTEKEDHVDGKGEGIYVYTMDKSTGKLSQVSINRGIKNPSYLTVHSNGKYVYAVSETMGTDSLPQGDVYAYEFTSDSTLREINHVPSEGGAPCFISIDPSGNYALVANYADGVITLLSIDDEGALSEKMHVKHTGRGLTSRQESAHAHSVWPTKSGYVYAVDLGIDKIIPYRLDEGKDTLESTGRDTELQPGSGPRHLAFHPSKKIAYVVNELKGTVTSLDILDNGELRPFQTLSAVEDTTVTDAGSADIHITPNGRFLYVTNRGKFNNLAMFRVDQESGELALLGHQTTKGDGPRNFVIDPSGKFLLVANQNTNNVITYEIDDVTGELIDIGVESEIPTPVCLKFMP
- a CDS encoding sensor histidine kinase, with the protein product MKFYKKFSFKVIIRIVFILIVMIAFARIFGDPRLFFNHIILSIVLIVQVWELLRFINMTNRELAKFLLSIKHKDFTVNFNKSPVSESFKELNQSFNEIITSYKQAQIANEGQFHYLQMVVNHINVGIMSLENDIDIVLMNQTAENLLQAKGIKNWNILKGKHASFVYEINQLQNSGRKLVSIESGSNRTLSVEVNSMQLLGKTYKLITFQDIKDEIEQTELEAWHKLIRILTHEIMNSATPISSLTETMQGMLSKNGEQIPLSDLNEEIIEDLRFSLKTIQKRSDGMLAFIDDYRKLTKIANPKLEMVQVMELFADIKLLMKKQLDEHDISLTIDTSISDILLDRHLLEQVLINLITNSIHALHGRPSPFIELRAEKREQRAVISIKDNGQGIPKKEMSQVFVPFYSTKKQGSGIGLSLTKQIMYLHGGYIKIESEEGEGTEIKLVFRNQ
- a CDS encoding outer membrane beta-barrel protein yields the protein MDAGLSKEILDSKGTLALNVRDLLNSRKYRGETFGSNFYQESEFQWRSRQFLLTLLIDLIKEAGLKKTVVAVIMEEMVIIN